The proteins below are encoded in one region of Lactuca sativa cultivar Salinas chromosome 3, Lsat_Salinas_v11, whole genome shotgun sequence:
- the LOC128132828 gene encoding uncharacterized protein LOC128132828 → MEISNWSAPFGCEPSSIPFTYLGIPDGENMNKKNAWRLIIEKFHSKLSTWKVKALSFGGRVTLANAVLGNLPTYFMSIFVIPNGVLDTLEKIRRKFIWCREYNKKSIYWVKWDKIIAPKKVGGIGLGSIKATNISLLAKWMWRLKADESSMWSKVIRSIHNLEGRHWCVFANRSNTGVWKNIIKTRNRYMQYNIDPKEIVSWNSIDRCWESDIVRDGRFMVCLLRERIELAGYIVNDGPFAWDKLTPFKILCFIWRAKLGRIPSAVELKNRGIIIPNTMCGVCNSEEETCEHILLTCPVAKEIMDSILVWCEIRCDRFLSVDNMLLFISRWSKCKYKRRLLNAILCGALWFIWMDRNKRIFEKIPIVSANTWKE, encoded by the coding sequence ATGGAAATCTCGAATTGGTCTGCCCCTTTTGGATGTGAGCCATCATCGATTCCATTTACTTACTTGGGTATCCCTGATGGTGAGAATATGAATAAAAAGAATGCATGGAGGCTGATCATTGAAAAGTTCCACTCCAAGTTGTCTACGTGGAAAGTGAAAGCATTAAGCTTTGGTGGTAGAGTAACACTTGCAAATGCGGTGTTGGGTAATCTCCCAACATATTTTATGTCTATATTTGTAATCCCAAATGGCGTTCTAGACACACTTGAAAAAATTAGGAGGAAATTCATTTGGTGTAGAGAGTATAACAAAAAGAGTATTTATTGGGTCAAATGGGATAAAATTATAGCACCAAAGAAGGTTGGAGGCATTGGGCTTGGGTCCATTAAAGCTACGAATATTTCTTTGTTAGCCAAATGGATGTGGCGCTTGAAAGCGGATGAATCCTCTATGTGGTCCAAAGTAATTCGAAGTATCCATAATCTAGAAGGGAGGCATTGGTGTGTTTTCGCTAATAGATCCAACACCGGCGTGtggaaaaatattataaaaacacGAAATCGTTATATGCAATATAACATTGATCCAAAGGAAATTGTGTCCTGGAATTCAATAGATCGGTGTTGGGAATCTGACATTGTGAGAGATGGAAGGTTTATGGTCTGTCTGTTACGGGAGAGAATAGAATTGGCGGGATATATCGTCAACGACGGACCATTTGCTTGGGATAAGTTGACTCCCTTTAAGATTCTATGTTTCATCTGGAGAGCAAAACTCGGTAGAATTCCATCTGCTGTGGAATTAAAAAACAGGGGTATCATAATTCCAAATACTATGTGTGGTGTATGCAATTCAGAGGAGGAGACATGCGAACATATTTTGTTAACTTGTCCTGTGGCGAAGGAAATAATGGATTCGATACTGGTGTGGTGCGAGATTAGATGTGACAGATTTCTTTCGGTGGATAATATGCTCTTGTTCATCTCACGGTGGTCGAAGTGTAAATATAAAAGAAGACTGCTCAATGCAATATTATGTGGAGCTTTATGGTTCATATGGATGGATAGGAACAAAAGGATTTTTGAAAAAATTCCAATAGTTTCGGCGAACACGTGGAAAGAATAA